In one window of Janthinobacterium sp. 1_2014MBL_MicDiv DNA:
- a CDS encoding GGDEF domain-containing protein, producing MKLDPATIVLMSTLMTGAMCVVMFSAQRSFPQSVQGLREWVTGMLGLILASGLFALRGRVVPELLLPVANSVLLCGVGMLLIGTQRFYGVRPSWRLFHLVWLLGLLVMLCWLYLRPDFAMRVALFSFLMLALHAAQFLVIARHGERHISTVFFGLLALVQTLSMLHRGLSALQEGGAGSDILHGGPHHSLYLAILAFMTLLLPVGFMAVATRRLQTILEQHSNHDPLTAVLNRRGFAQFHARVSARLRRAEQSLAVLSIDLDFFKAINDRHGHAVGDLVLVDVAGVIRSVLRDSDAVARFGGEEFVVLLPDTQLARAELVAQRLQDTLRQPRPDAALPRYTLSIGIACQAGGGETLDSLLLRSDKALYRAKQLGRDRVEVAEKAPASLQQQHHICLH from the coding sequence GTGAAACTTGATCCCGCCACCATCGTCCTGATGTCCACCCTGATGACGGGCGCCATGTGCGTGGTGATGTTTTCCGCGCAGCGCAGCTTCCCCCAAAGTGTGCAGGGGCTGCGCGAATGGGTGACAGGCATGCTGGGCCTGATACTGGCCAGCGGCCTGTTTGCCTTGCGCGGCAGGGTCGTGCCGGAACTCCTGTTGCCGGTGGCTAATTCCGTCCTGCTGTGCGGTGTCGGCATGCTGCTGATCGGCACGCAGCGCTTCTATGGCGTGCGCCCCAGCTGGCGTTTGTTTCACCTCGTGTGGCTGCTGGGACTGCTGGTCATGCTGTGCTGGCTGTACCTGCGTCCCGACTTTGCCATGCGCGTGGCGCTGTTCTCCTTTCTCATGCTGGCCTTGCATGCCGCGCAATTTCTTGTCATCGCGCGGCATGGCGAGCGCCATATTTCCACGGTTTTTTTTGGCCTGCTGGCCCTGGTGCAAACACTGTCGATGCTGCATCGCGGCTTGAGCGCACTGCAAGAGGGGGGCGCCGGCAGCGACATCCTGCATGGCGGCCCGCACCACAGCCTGTATCTGGCGATACTCGCTTTCATGACCCTGCTGCTGCCGGTCGGCTTCATGGCGGTGGCCACGCGCCGCCTGCAGACGATACTCGAGCAGCACTCCAACCACGACCCGCTGACGGCCGTCCTGAACCGGCGCGGTTTCGCTCAATTCCATGCGCGCGTCAGCGCGCGTTTGCGGCGTGCGGAGCAGTCGCTGGCTGTGCTGAGCATCGACCTCGATTTTTTCAAGGCCATCAATGACCGCCATGGCCATGCCGTGGGCGACCTGGTGCTGGTCGACGTGGCCGGCGTCATCCGCAGCGTCTTGCGCGACAGCGACGCGGTGGCGCGTTTCGGCGGCGAGGAATTTGTCGTGCTGCTGCCCGATACGCAGCTGGCGCGCGCCGAACTGGTGGCGCAGCGCCTCCAGGACACCTTGCGCCAGCCGCGCCCCGATGCCGCCCTGCCGCGCTATACGCTGAGCATCGGCATTGCCTGCCAGGCTGGAGGCGGGGAAACGTTGGACAGCCTGCTGCTGCGTTCGGACAAGGCGTTGTACCGCGCCAAGCAGCTGGGACGCGACCGTGTCGAAGTGGCGGAGAAGGCGCCGGCATCGTTGCAACAGCAACATCATATTTGCCTTCACTGA
- a CDS encoding energy transducer TonB, with amino-acid sequence MRQLLTVLAAATLLAACQKAPAPIAQAPARAPTASTPRPGPVQPPATIDAYKLLVAQQIMDANPQHTFSGRLPPMLPAIVVLDLSVERDGSLKNVRVHRSRDNEASKAALAAVRRVPAAFPPAAQLMRGRDKTLDFSETFLFNDEYRFQLRTLSGPQ; translated from the coding sequence ATGAGACAGCTACTGACCGTCCTTGCCGCCGCCACGCTGCTGGCCGCGTGCCAGAAGGCCCCCGCGCCCATCGCGCAGGCGCCGGCCCGCGCGCCGACGGCGAGCACGCCGCGGCCAGGGCCGGTCCAGCCACCGGCCACCATCGACGCCTACAAGCTGCTGGTGGCGCAGCAAATCATGGACGCCAATCCCCAGCATACCTTCAGCGGACGCCTGCCGCCCATGCTGCCGGCCATCGTCGTGCTGGACCTCAGCGTGGAACGCGATGGCAGCCTGAAAAATGTCCGCGTGCACCGTTCGCGCGACAACGAAGCGTCGAAGGCGGCGCTGGCCGCCGTGCGGCGCGTGCCCGCTGCCTTCCCGCCCGCAGCCCAATTGATGCGCGGCCGCGACAAGACGCTCGATTTCTCCGAAACCTTCTTGTTCAACGACGAGTATCGCTTCCAGCTGCGGACGTTGTCCGGACCACAGTAG
- a CDS encoding GGDEF domain-containing protein gives METLDPRTIMLMTTLMCGAMSVVMFSVYRSFRREVHGLGHWSAGLLLLVCASFLFGARGSLPDAVALLGANVTLMLGIGLSMLGTEKFYEQAPSLRFYLAACCLGTAGIAWWLLATPDFSRRVAVFSCIVFFFYARQAQLVYAYGERHFSSLFFGSLMLVQAGVVLARGCSALLHGGTSVDLLVTGTLASIYLAVANFMALLLTVGFMTVATRRLQMILERRSTHDPLTQVLNRRGFGDVYEREKANSRRNLRPLTLLSIDLDFFKSINDRYGHATGDKVLAHVATIIGGALRESDCVARFGGEEFIVLMPDMAPHNALGVAERIRALLREPNGRGLPPCTVSIGIACQASVQEELDQLLSRADAALYQAKENGRDRIEVDVCEVTTVVRTTSAAGSDTRR, from the coding sequence GTGGAAACTCTCGACCCCCGCACCATCATGTTGATGACGACCCTGATGTGCGGGGCCATGAGCGTGGTCATGTTTTCCGTGTACCGCAGCTTCCGGCGCGAGGTGCATGGGCTGGGCCACTGGTCGGCCGGCTTGCTGCTGCTGGTGTGCGCCTCGTTCCTGTTTGGCGCGCGCGGCTCCCTGCCCGATGCGGTGGCGCTGCTGGGGGCGAACGTGACGCTGATGCTGGGCATCGGCCTGTCGATGCTGGGCACGGAAAAATTCTACGAGCAGGCGCCCAGCCTGCGCTTCTATCTTGCGGCGTGTTGCCTCGGCACCGCCGGCATCGCCTGGTGGCTGCTTGCGACGCCCGACTTTTCGCGGCGCGTGGCGGTTTTTTCCTGCATTGTCTTCTTTTTCTATGCGCGCCAGGCGCAGCTGGTGTACGCGTACGGCGAACGCCATTTTTCCAGCCTGTTCTTCGGCTCCCTGATGCTGGTGCAGGCGGGCGTGGTGCTGGCGCGCGGCTGCTCGGCCCTGCTGCATGGCGGCACCAGCGTGGACTTGCTGGTGACGGGCACGCTGGCCAGCATCTACCTGGCGGTGGCCAATTTCATGGCGCTGCTGCTGACGGTGGGCTTCATGACGGTGGCGACGCGCCGCCTGCAGATGATACTCGAGCGCCGTTCGACGCATGACCCGTTGACGCAGGTGTTGAACCGGCGCGGTTTCGGCGATGTGTACGAGCGCGAAAAGGCCAATTCACGGCGCAATCTCCGGCCCTTGACCTTGCTCAGCATCGACCTGGATTTTTTCAAGTCGATCAACGACCGCTATGGCCATGCGACGGGCGACAAGGTGCTGGCGCATGTGGCCACCATCATCGGCGGCGCCCTGCGCGAATCGGATTGCGTGGCGCGGTTTGGCGGCGAGGAATTCATCGTGCTGATGCCCGACATGGCGCCGCACAACGCGCTCGGCGTGGCCGAACGCATCCGCGCCCTGCTGCGCGAACCGAATGGACGGGGATTACCGCCATGCACGGTCAGCATCGGCATCGCCTGCCAGGCGTCGGTGCAGGAGGAACTGGACCAGTTGCTGTCGCGCGCCGATGCGGCCCTGTACCAGGCCAAGGAAAATGGCCGCGACCGCATCGAAGTCGATGTCTGCGAAGTGACTACTGTGGTCCGGACAACGTCCGCAGCTGGAAGCGATACTCGTCGTTGA
- the trpC gene encoding indole-3-glycerol phosphate synthase TrpC — protein sequence MSDILDKILAVKADEVAKAKAHRSLASLRGDVENDRALRADLRNFEASLRQHIGDGKSGIIAEVKKASPSKGVIRADFRPADIAASYAAHGAACLSVLTDEQFFQGAVDYLKQARAACAIPVLRKDFMVDMYQIYEARAMGADCILLIVAALDHGLMAEMEACAHELGMGVLIESHDGDELDAALKLKSALIGINNRNLRTFDTSLETTIGLLPRIPQDKLIITESGIHSTADVQRMREASVHSFLVGEAFMRAPDPGVELERLFA from the coding sequence ATGTCCGACATACTCGATAAAATCCTGGCCGTGAAAGCCGACGAAGTGGCCAAGGCGAAAGCCCATCGCAGCCTGGCCAGCCTGCGCGGCGACGTGGAAAACGACCGTGCCCTGCGCGCCGACCTGCGCAATTTCGAGGCGAGCCTGCGCCAGCATATCGGCGACGGCAAGTCCGGCATCATCGCCGAAGTCAAAAAAGCATCGCCGTCAAAAGGCGTCATCCGTGCCGATTTCCGCCCGGCCGACATCGCCGCCAGCTATGCCGCCCATGGCGCGGCCTGCCTGTCCGTGCTGACGGACGAACAGTTCTTCCAGGGCGCCGTGGACTACCTGAAGCAGGCGCGCGCCGCCTGCGCCATTCCCGTGCTGCGCAAGGACTTCATGGTCGACATGTACCAGATCTATGAAGCGCGCGCCATGGGCGCCGACTGCATCCTCCTGATCGTCGCAGCGCTCGACCATGGCTTGATGGCCGAGATGGAAGCGTGCGCCCACGAACTGGGCATGGGCGTGCTGATCGAAAGCCACGACGGCGACGAGCTCGATGCGGCGCTAAAGCTCAAGAGCGCCCTGATCGGCATCAACAACCGCAACCTGCGCACGTTTGACACGTCGCTGGAGACCACCATCGGCCTGCTGCCGCGCATTCCGCAAGACAAATTGATCATCACGGAATCGGGCATCCACAGCACGGCCGACGTCCAGCGCATGCGCGAAGCAAGCGTCCATAGCTTCCTCGTGGGCGAGGCCTTCATGCGTGCGCCCGACCCTGGCGTGGAACTGGAACGCCTGTTCGCCTGA